A stretch of the Arvicanthis niloticus isolate mArvNil1 chromosome 30, mArvNil1.pat.X, whole genome shotgun sequence genome encodes the following:
- the Znf329 gene encoding zinc finger protein 329 — protein MRLKIITQNVPEEESVSFEVEMEGFTREGPCFPTVGDNWDCENQERNVRQSPLIDEKTEAQEANCDHLNLGEHLSTNSALLPSQRVPSTNGFHVHNSDIKTFDRDQSLQCPQSYTVKGTGDTDACEKAAQPSVEVTQLVRNQTRDKPYKYAESIKSLNHFTTALCDKKIRKRSKKFYKGKDFGDILALSSSLNEKRSHSTEKPYKCADCGKCFKRNSSLVLHHRTHTGEKPYTCNDCGKSFSKNYNLIVHRRIHTGEKPYKCSKCGKAFSDGSALTQHQRIHTGEKPYACLDCGKTFNRNSSLILHQRTHTGEKPYRCNECGKPFTDISHLTVHLRIHTGEKPYECSRCGKAFRDGSYLTQHERTHTGEKPFECVECGKSFSRNSHLIVHQKIHSGEKPYECKECGKTFIESAYLIRHQRIHTGEKPYGCNQCRKLFRNIAGLIRHQRIHTGERPYECNQCGKAFRDSSCLTKHQRIHTKETPYQCLKCGKSFRQNTHLVVHQRLHNREGPSQCPHCGKVFRRSWCLARHQRTHLEEQPVET, from the coding sequence ATGAGACTGAAAATAATAACTCAGAATGTTCCTGAAGAAGAAAGTGTTTCCTTTGAGGTAGAAATGGAAGGATTTACAAGAGAGGGTCCCTGCTTCCCCACTGTAGGTGACAATTGGGACTGTGAGAACCAGGAAAGAAATGTGAGGCAATCTCCTTTAATTGATGAAAAAACAGAGGCTCAGGAAGCAAATTGTGACCATCTTAATTTGGGGGAACATTTGAGTACAAACTCAGCCCTTCTACCATCTCAGAGGGTTCCTTCGACAAATGGCTTCCATGTTCATAACTCAGATATTAAAACTTTTGATCGTGACCAAAGCTTGCAATGTCCTCAGAGTTATACAGTTAAGGGAACTGGTGATACCGACGCTTGTGAAAAAGCTGCCCAACCTTCTGTGGAAGTCACTCAACTTGTAAGAAACCAAACGAGAGATAAGCCCTATAAATATGCAGAAAGTATTAAATCTTTAAACCACTTTACCACTGCCCTTTGTGATAAGAAAATTAGGAAAAGAAGCAAGAAATTTTACAAAGGTAAGGACTTTGGGGACATCTTAGCCCTAAGCTCATCTCTTAATGAAAAAAGAAGTCACTCTACTGAGAAACCCTATAAATGTGCTGACTGTGGCAAATGCTTCAAACGGAACTCTTCTCTTGTTTTACACCACCGAACTCACACTGGTGAGAAACCTTATACCTGTAATGATTGTGGAAAATCATTCTCCAAAAACTATAACTTGATTGTACATCGAAggattcatacaggagagaagccctataaATGCAGTAAGTGTGGGAAAGCTTTCAGTGATGGATCAGCTCTGACGCAACACCAGAGGATTCACACAGGTGAGAAGCCTTATGCATGTCTAGATTGTGGAAAAACTTTCAACAGAAATTCATCCCTGATTTTGCATCAAAGAACTCATACAGGGGAAAAACCATAtagatgtaatgaatgtgggaaaccCTTCACTGACATCTCTCACCTTACTGTGCATCTCAGAATCCACACCGGTGAGAAGCCCTACGAGTGTAGCAGATGTGGAAAGGCTTTCCGAGATGGCTcatacctcactcagcatgagaggacacacactggagagaagccttttGAATGTGTAGAGTGTGGGAAATCCTTCAGTCGCAACTCTCACCTCATTGTGCATCAGAAAATTCATTCTggggagaaaccctatgaatgtaaagaGTGTGGGAAAACTTTCATTGAAAGTGCCTATCTTATCAGGCATCAGAGGATTCACACTGGTGAGAAGCCTTATGGTTGTAACCAGTGTCGTAAACTCTTCAGGAACATTGCTGGACTTATCCGGCACCAGAGAATTCATACTGGTGAAAGGCCTTATGagtgtaatcagtgtggtaaagcttTTAGGGATAGCTCCTGTCTGACCAAGCACCAGAGGATTCACACTAAGGAGACTCCGTACCAGTGCCTGAAGTGTGGAAAGTCCTTCAGGCAGAACACTCACCTGGTAGTACATCAGAGACTTCATAACAGAGAGGGTCCCAGCCAGTGTCCTCACTGTGGGAAAGTATTTAGAAGGAGCTGGTGTCTTGCCCGACATCAGAGAACACACCTTGAAGAGCAGCCCGTGGAAACATAA